Sequence from the Kineosporia succinea genome:
CGCAGAGCACCACGCCGAGATCGAGCTCGGTGCGCGCCAGTTCGCGCAGGTGCTCGATCACCTCGACGACCGTCGCGCGGGTGAGCGTGGTGGAGCCGAGCTCGGCGCCCTCACGCACCAGGTACGTGCCGTTCTCGGCGACGTACGGGGTGTCGGCCGGGGCCTTCTCGAACAGCCGGGCGAGCGTGGCGTACTGCCGGCCGCTCGCGGGCACGAACACGATGCCGCGTTCGCGCATGCGCTCCAGCAGCGGCCAGAAGCCGGCCGGGACGTCACCGTTCGCGTCGAGCAGGGTTCCGTCCATGTCCGCGACGACCAGCCTCAGGTCGAGGGCCCCGCCCGGGATCAGGACGGTCGGGGTGGACTCGGCGGTGCTCGACACTTCGCTCCTCGTGCAGGGGGACTCGCGGCACCGTCAATCTACGGGCGCGGTCGGGGTGCGGGCCGGACAGGTCGGGACAAAGCGGGGCGTGAACCCCGTCACCCTCGGCCGACCCGGCCGACCCGGCCGCCCGATCCCCCGGGTCGGCCCCGTCACCCCGGCCCGGCGCGTCCCCCGTCGCGGTCGAGGGCTCAGGCGCTGGTGGCCACCAGCGGCTGCAGCTTGATGCCCGGGTTGTCGCGCTCGATGCCCCGCACGCGCCACTCGTCGGTGAAGAGCGCGAACATCTGCCCGTCGGCGTTCTCGACCACCTCGACGTCGCGCTTGGTGCGCAGGATCGGCAGCACGTCCGGCTCGATCAGGCGCGCGGTGGTGAAGCCCAGTTCGGTGAAGCGCACCGGCGAACGGTATTCGTTGGTCATCCGGTACTGCACCACGTCGAACTGCAGGGCACCGACCGCGCTGAGGATCGGCTCGCCGAGACCGTGCGCGTCGTTGATGAGCACGCGCACCACGCCCTCGGCGTCGAGCTCGCGCAGGCCCTGCCGGAACGACTTGCCCGAGCCCAGATCCTTGGGGCGCACCGTGCGGAAGTGCTCGGGGGCGAACACCGGCAACGGCGGGTACTCGACCTTGCCCGCCTCGGAGATGGTGTCGCCCACGTTGATGTGGCGGGCGTTGACCAGGCCGATGACGTCGCCCGGGTAGGCCACGTCGACGGTGGAACGGTCGGCGCCGAACACGGTCTGCACGTGCTTGAGCACCATCGGGCGGCCCGTGCGGTTGTCGCGGACCGTCATGCCCCGGTGGAAGACGCCGGAGTGGATGCGGGCGAACGCGAGACGGTCGCGGTGGGCCGGGTTCATGCCGGTCTGGGTCTTGAAGATCTGGGCGCTGAAGCGGCCCGGCAGCGGCTGGGTGGCCCCGGCGACGTCGGGCTGGTCGCGCGGGGAGGGCGCGACGTCGACCAGTGAGTCGAGCACCTGGCCGACGCCGGTGTTCGCCACGGCGGCGGTGAAGTAGACGGGCGTGGTGCGGAAGGCGAGGAAGGCCTCTTCGTCGTGGTCGCCGTCGGAGATCGAGAGCAGGTCGCTCTCCTCGACCGCCTGCACCCAGGCGGAGCCCTCGACGGCCTCGGCCCGCACGGCGTCCATGCGCTCCTCGAGCGCCAGCGTGGCGCCACCGGGAGCCCGGGTGTACTTCACGTACTCACCGCTGCCGCGCTCGAGCAGGCCCCGGAAGTCGCCGGCGATGCCGACCGGCCAGGTCATCGGGGTGGGCTTGAGGCCGGTGATGGACTCGATCTCGTCGAGCAGCTGCAGGGCCTCCTGGCCCGGCCGGTCCCACTTGTTGATCACGGTGATGACCGGCAGACCCCGGGTCTTGCAGACGCCGAACAGCTTGCGGGTCTGCACCTCCATGCCGCGCGCGGCGTCGACCAGCATGATCACCGCGTCGACGGCGGTGAGGGCGCGATAGGTGTCTTCGGAGAAGTCGGCGTGACCGGGGGTGTCGACCACGTTGATCACCTGGTCGCGGTGGTCGAGCTGCACCACGGCCGAGCTGATCGAGATACCGCGCTGCTTCTCCATGTCCTGCCAGTCGGTGACCACGCCCGCGCGCCCGCCGCGCCCGTGCACGGCCCCGGCCTCACGCAGCGCCTTGGCGTGCAGGGCCAGCGCCTCGGTCAGCGTGGACTTACCGGCGTCGGGGTGAGAGATGACGGCAATGGTGCGGCGCCGGCCCGCCTCGGCCAGGATCTTCGGGGCCGGGATGTCGCTGGTCTGGGCGGGGGTCTGGGTATCGGCGCTCACCGGCCCATTCTCTCCTGTGCGGAGGTGTGCTCGGGACACCCGCGGGCCTGCGGCCGACCGGGATGTTCCGGACGGCGACCGGCGAGACTTCCTGGTCCCGTCCCCCGGATCACCAGGCAAGCCCCGTGCAAGCCCCGTGGAAGCCCCGTGCAAGCCCCGTGCACCACGTTCACCGGTGGTGACGCAGCGCCCGTCCGGGCACCGCGCCGGTGCGCACGCCGTCGGCGATCACCGGCGTGCCGGCCACGAGCACGTGGGGGATGCCGACGGACGCGCGGCGCGGGTCGTCGAACGTGGCTGCGGCAGCCACCGTGGCCGGGTCGAACAGGACCAGGTCGGCGACCGCGCCCACGCGCAGCACGCCGCGGTCGGTCAGGCCCAGCCGCCGGGCGGGGCGGGAGGTCAGGTGGGCCACGCACTCCTCCAGGCCCAGCACCCCTTCCTCACGGACGTAGTGGCCGAGGTACCGGGGGAAGGTCCCCCAGGCCCGGGGGTGGGGTTTGGCTCCGGTGAGCAGGCCGTCGCTGCCACCGCAGTGACGGGGATGGGTCATGATCGCGCGCACGTTCTCCTCGTGGCCCACGTGCTGCAGAATCGTGGTGCCCAGGCGGTCGCGGCGCAGGATCTCGGTGAACACGTCGAACGGGGCCCGGCCGGCGGCGGCCGCGATCTGCGCGATCGTGCGGCCCACCCAGGCGCCGAGCTCCTCGTGGCGCACGCCGGAGATCTCGAGCGAGTCCCAGTCGGCGGCCACACCGTGACAGCCGTCCGACCCGACGACCTCCACGTCGTGCCGGATGCGCCCGAGCACCGCCGCGTCGTCGAGCCGGGCCAGCGTGGCCGCCGGGCCCCCGGCCGACGCCCAGCTGGGCAGCACGGCCGACAGCGTGGTCGAGCCCGGGAGGTAGGGGTACGTGTCCAGGGTGACGTCCACGCCCGAGGCGACCGCCGCGTCCACCATCGACAGCAACTGGGACGCCCGGCCCGCGTTGACCGCGAAATTCATGGTGGCGTGGGTGAGATGGAGCGCGGCGCCGGATCGCCGGGCCACCTCGACGACCTCGGCGTAGGCCTCGAGCGCGCCCCTGCCGTACGAGCGCTGGTGCGGTGCGTAGAAGCCCCCGTGGGCCGCGACCACCTCGCACAGCGCCACGAGTTCTTCGGTGTCGGCGTACATTCCGGGCACGTAGGTGAGACCGCTCGACAGGCCGAACGCACCGTCCCGCATGCCCTCGTCGACGAGTTGCCGCATGCGGACGAGCTCATCACCCGTGGCGGGGCGATCGTCGTTACCCATCGCCATCATTCGCACGGTGCCCTGCGGCACGAGGTAGGCGACGTTCACGGCGGCACCCCGGTCGACGCGGTCGAGGTACTCCCCCACCGTGCGCCACGACCAGTCGATGTCGGGGATGCCGTTCCAGCCGGCCAGCTGCTCGCGGAGCACGTCGAGCACCCTGTCGTCGGCCGGGGCGTAGCTCAGTCCGTCCTGCCCCAGGACCTCGGTGGTGACGCCCTGGGTGGTCTTGGCCAGGTGCTGCGGGTCGGTGAGCACGGCCAGGTCGGAGTGGGCGTGCATGTCGATGAAGCCGGGGGCGAGGACGAGGCCGCCGGCATCGATATCGCTCGAGCCTGTTATCAGGCCGATCTCGGCGATGCGCCCCCTCTCGACGCGGACGTCGGCCCGGCGGGCGGGCGCTCCCGTGCCGTCCACGAGGGTGGCACCACGGATCAGCACGAGAGCACCTGCCCGGTCATGGGATTCAGTCCAGCACGGCCAGGGCGTCGATCTCGACCAGCATCTCGGCGCGGGGCAGGCCGGTCATGACCGTGGTGCGGGACGGCAGGATGCCCGAGGCACTGTGCTGCGTCACGTACTCACCGTACGCCTCGTTCATCGCGGCGAAGTCGTCGCGGGTGGTCAGGTAGACGCGCAGCATGACCACGTCGTCGAAGGTCGCGCCGCCCGCGGTGAGGATGGCGTGCACGTTGGCCAGGGTCTGCAGGGTCTGGGCCTTCACGTCGCCCGGGTGGAGGTATTCGTTGGTCACCGGGTCGACCGGGCCCTGGCCGGAGACCTGCAGGATCGGGCCCTTACGCACCCCCTGCGAGAACGTGTGCGCGGGGGCGGGGGCCTCGGGGGTGGAGACGGCGGTGCGGGGCGTGCTCATGAAAGCTCCTTCGGGCACAGGGCAGGACCAGGAATGATCTTGCCCGATCTCAGACGGTGACGGACGGGCGGACCAGGCTCTCGATGCCCCGGGCGGCCAGGACCTGCGGGCTGTCGGCGCTGGTGACGACGGCCGGGAAGTGGCCCGCCGCGCGCAGTTCGTACCAGGCCTCGACCACGGCGCCGCCCGGGGCGAGGGAGGCCCGCGAGAGCGGCACGTGGTGCTCGTCGACCTCGATGACGACGGCCTCACGGCGCACCGGGGCCACGGGCGCGGTGGCGCGGGCCTGGGCCACGGCCTCGGCGTAGGCCCGGCCCACCGGCTTGACCTGGTTGTTCACGTCGAGCAGACCCAGGCTGTACTCCAGGTCCTTGTAGTCGCCCAGGTCGCGGCTCACGTCGTGCGAGCACCACCAGGTGATGCCGTGCAGGTGGCGCGTGGTCAGCACGGACTCGACCGTGCGGCGGCAGAACTCGGGCATCTCCTCGGGCGTGAGGTTCAGCGCGGGGGCGCCGACCTCCTGCACCCAGACCGGCCGTTCGGGGTCGGTGGCGAACGCCCGCGACAGCTCGGCCATCCACTCGGCGTGCCAGGTCGCCCGGTCGGACAGGCCGCCGTAGCGCTGCCCGGTGCCGTTGAAGATCCACGAGTGCACGGTGGTCACGTCGCCGAGCCGGCTGGCGTGGGTGGGCAGGAACGGGTGCCCGTCGCGGTACCAGAGGTGGTCGTTCTCGCTGTGCGTGATCACGTGGCGCGGGTCCGGATCCTTCGCCCCCGCCAGCAGGCTGCGCAGCCAGTGCCCGATCTGCTCGCTGTCGGCGGGCATGGCGGCCGGGTTCGGCGGCTGGAACTGGTTGACCTCGTTGCCGAGCGTGAGGCCGGTGAAGTTCGGGGCGTCGCGCACCGCCTCGTAGACCGCGCCGACCAGCGCCGCCTGGGCCCGCACCGCCTGCTCGTCGGTGAACATGTTGCCCGCGTGCCAGTTCACCAGCCAGGCCGGAACGAAGTCGAAACCGCTCATGTGGCCCTGGATCACGTCGACCGAGGCGTCCAGCCCGAACTCACCGGCCAGGTCGACGACCAGCCGCACGTCGTCGAGCGCGCGGCGCCGGATCAGCGTGCGGTTGGGCTGCAGCACCGGCCACAGCGGGAAGAGTCTCACGTGGTCGAGCCCGAGACCGGCGACGGCCTCGAAGTCGCGCCGCACGGCATCCGCCTCGACGGCCATCCACTGAAACATCCAGTCCTGGCTGGGGACGTAGTTCACGCCGAAACGGGTTGTCACTGGGCTCCTTCGAACGAGGGACGCGGTGGTCGGGTGTTTCAGGAACGGCGGGCTTGCGCGGTGGACTCGCGGACCACCAGGCGGCGGCCGGGAACGACCACCGAGGCGGCACTCTCACCCCGGACCATGCGGTGCAGCAGGTCGACGGCGGTGCGGGCGCTCTCTTCGACCGGGGCCGAGAGGGCCGTGAGCCGGGGACGCACCAGCTCGCTCACCCACGAGTCTTCCCACGACAGCACCGAGAGGTCAACCGGCACACGCACTCCGATCTCGGGGGCGTGCGCCACCACCTGGGTGGCCAGGGCCTCGCTGTCGAGCACCAGGGCGGTGACGTCACCGCGGGCGCCCAGCAGGGCGGCGACCGGATCGGACGCCTCTTCGTCCCAGGCCAGCGACCGCACGCTCATGTCGCGACGGCGGGCGGCGGCGCTCAGCACCTGGTTGCGGCGGCGGCTGTGGGCCAGGCCGGGAGCGGAGGTGACGCGGGCGATGCGGCGGTGCCCGAGACCGGCCAGGTGGTCGAGGAGCTCGGCCAGACCACTCTCGTCGTCGAGCGTCACCCCGGGCACGGCCGACGTCACCGGGGTCGGGCCGAGCGCCACGGCGGTGGCGGACAGACTGCGCAGCAACGGGATCCGGGGGTCTTTCGTGCGCAGGTCGACGAGCAGGAACCCGTCGACCCGCTGCTCGGTCCACCACTGCCGGTAGACCTGCGCCTCCTCGTCGGGCGGCACGACCGTGAGGGACAGCGACCAGCCCACCCTGGCCAGCGGCCCGGTGAGCCCGGCGATCAGGCGGATGAAGAACGGGTCGCGCCGGAACGACTCCTCGGACTGGGTGACGACCAGCCCGATGCTGTTGCCGACGGCCCCGCCGCTGGAGCGTGAGACCCGGCGGCCGGCCAGGTTGGGCCGCCAGTTCAGCGCGTCGGCGGCCTCCCGGATGCGCCGGGCCGTCTCCGGGGAGATGTTCGTGCGGCCGTTGAAGACGTGCGAGACGGCCGAGACCGAGACCCCGGCGGCCTGGGCGACGGCGGCGATGGTGGGACGACGGGCGGCACCGGCAGACCCGGCCGCACCGGCAGACCCGGCCGCACGGGCAGACCTGGCCGCTCCCGCTGCACTGCCCGACGCGCTGGTGCCCATGTCGACCCGCCCGAGGTTGTTTTGATCAGATGACCGTTCCCCGCCGCTCTTGACGCGGTACGGCAGTACACCGGTATACCTTACGGCAGACATCTAGTACACCGCTATATCCGTTCCCACCGTCGGGAGGATCCGATGAGCGAGTCCCTCAGCAGGCGCACCCTGCTGACCGCAGGCGGGGCCGCTGCTGCCCTCATGTCACTGACGGGATGCGGTGCCGTGCAGGCACTCCGCCCCGCCTCGGGCGGGGCCGGCACCCTCGTCGTGCACTCCCAGTTCAACGGCGCCGTGGCCGGGGCCGACGTGTTCCGGGCGATCGTGCAGCAGTACCGCGACACCACCGGCCGCTCGGTCGCCACGCTCAGCAACGGCAGCGACCTGCCGATCGTGTTCGAGACCTCGGTGCTCGCCGGCAAGGAGGCCGACGTCGCGATCATCAACATGGTCGGCAAGACGCTGGCCTGGACCGACGCCGAGGCGACGATCCCGGTCGAGGGCTACCTCGGGCAGTGGGGCCTCGACACGCGGATCGAGCCCGGGGCGGTCCAGGAGTGGACGACGCCCAGCGGTCACCTGCGCGCGTTCCCGTACACCCGCACCAACTGGCCGGTGGCGTTCAACACCCGGCTGCTCGAGGAGGCGGGCCTCGAGATCCCGCTCACCAGCGCCGACCTCATCGACGCGGCCGACCGGCTGCGCAGCAAGGACATCGGGCCCGTCACCATCGGCGGGGGTGACTGGAGCGGGCAGAAGCTCTTCATCCAGGTGATCCAGTCGTTCCTGACCGCCGACGAGGCCGCCGACGTCTTCGCCTCCGGGAGGTTCAGCGAGTCCGAGGGAGCGGTCGCGGGCATCCGGCACTTCGCCGAACTGCGTGACGCGGGCGTTTTCGTGGACAGCGCGCAGGGTTTCACCAGCGACTCCATGCTCACGCAGTACAACACCGGCAAGGCCGCGATCATGTCGTCGATGTCCTCGGCGCTGGCCAAGGTGCCCGCCGACCGCGCCGCCGAGACCACCATCGGGGGCTGGCCGGTGCCGCCGGGCGCGATCTCGACCAGGCCCACGGTGATCCAGAGCTTCAACGGCATGGGCGTGTGGATCAGCGAGAACGGCTCCAGGAAGCTGGATCTCGTCGAGCCGTTCGTGCAGTGGCTGTTCAGCGACGAGGTGGTGGCGCAGTTCATCACGCAGTCCGGCCGGGACATGAACGCCGTCACCGACGTCACCAGCGACCGGTTCCCGCTGGTGGCCCAGGCCCAGGCCCTGGCCGCCGGGGACAGCGTCGACCCGGTGATCCTTCCCGACCTGCTCATCCCCGAAGCCGTTTTCGAGCCGATGACCCAGGCCACGGCGCAGGCGTTCGGCCCCGGCACCAGCCCGGAGCAGATCGTCGACGTCCTCGAAGCCTCGTACAAGAACGCCTGAGAGCAGGGAGACCCGGATGACCACCCAGCTCGACCCTCCCCGCCCCGACCTGGCGACCCCACCGCCCCTGAGGCGCCCGGACGCCTGGCGCCAGAAGTTCCCCGGCCTCGCCCTGCCCGGCCTGATCTGGTACGCGGTCTTCACCATCGGCCCGGTGATCGCGATGTTCGTCATCGCGTTCCTGGACTGGCCCGGCATGCTCGTCGACCCGGGCTTCGCCGGCCTCGGCAACTTCCGGGACGTGTTCTCCGACCCGGTGTTCTGGGACGCCGTGCGCAACAGCGCCGTGCAGATCGCCGTCGGCCTGCCGATCATGATGGTGCTCGCGTTCCTGCTCGCCTTCTACGTCGTGCGCAAGCCGCGCGGTCACAAGGTGCTGCGGTTCTGGCTCTTCGTGCCCGCCCTGATCTCGGCGCCCGCGACCGCGCTGATGTTCTACTCGCTGCTCAACCCCGACGGCCTCGTCAACGGGGTGCTCGCCGCCCTCGGCCTCGACGGCTCGCGCGCCTGGCTCGCCGACGAGGCGACCGCCCTGCCGTCGCTCATCATGATCGACCTGTGGGCCGGGATCGGTTACTCGGCCGTTCTTCTCGCCTCCCGGCTGGACTCGGTGGACGAGGAGATCGTGCAGGCCGCGATGGTCGACGGCGCGAACAACACCCGCCTGGCCTGGGGCATCTACTGGCCGATCGCCCGGGACTTCATCGGGGTCGTGGCCATGCTGCAGTTCCTGTCGATCCTGTTCAGCTCGGCCCAGAACGTGCTGCTGCTGACCAAGGGCGGGCCCGGCACGTCGACCACCACGCTGTCGTACCTGATCTACCAGAAGGCCTTCGTGGACGCCGATCTCGGCTACAGCCAGGCCGTCGGCATCGTGCTGTTCGTGGTCGGGCTGATCGGCATGTTCACCATCCGCCGCCTGCTGCGCCCCACCCACTAGAAGGAGTCCGCTGTGAAATTCCCCCGCATCAGTGGGTTCCTGGCCTGGGGCTACGCCCTGCTGCTGGTGATCCCCTTCTACTACCTGGTCGTCTCGTCGTTCAAGGAGAACGACGACATCTTCACAAACCCGCTGAAGCTGCCCGCCACCTGGGACTTCGGCAACTACGGGGAGGCCGTCGGCAGCGCCGACCTGGTGCCCGCCGTGGCCAACTCGGTGATCGTGACCGGCCTGGCGCTGGCCCTGACCCTGCTGCTGGCCGTGCCCGCCGCGTTCGCCCTCTCGCGTTCCACCGGCCGGGCCGGGCGCATCGTCGAGGCCACGTTCTCGCTCGGCTTCCTCATCCCCACGTTCGCGGCGCTGTTCCCGACGTTCCTGCTCGCCGCGTTCACCGGCCTGTTCCACACCCGCACGTTCCTGATCCTCCTGCTGCCCGCCACCGCGATGCCGCTGGCCGTCGTGATCCTCACCCAGTTCATGCGCACCATCCCGCGTGAGCTCGAGGAGGCCGCGTCGATGGACGGCGCCTCGACCCTGACCATCCTGCGCCACGTGCACCTGCCCATCTGCATCCCGGGCATCGCGACGGTCGTGCTGCTGTGCTTCCTGTCGTTCTGGAACGAGTACCTGTACTCACTCATCATCATCGGGCCCGACCCCGCACAGCGCACGATCCAGGTCGCACTCCCCACCCTGCAGCTGACCACCGGCACCGACTACGGCGTTCTCATGGCCGGTACGGTGTTCACGCTGCTGCCGGTGTTCGCGGTCTACGCCATCACCCAGCGACAGATGCAGCGGGCCCTGGTCTCCGGGGCGGTGAAGGGATGAAGCACGTGCTGGAACGCCTCACGCTGAAAGAGAAGATCGGCCAGCTGAACCAGCGGCTGCCGGGCTGGGACGCGCTGGAGGTCACCCACGGGAAGCTGGTGGTCACCGACGCACTGAAGCAGGAGGTCGAGCGCTTCGGCGGCATCGGCTCGCTGTACGGGCTGCAGCGCGCCGACCCCTGGTCGGGCCGGCACTGGGGCAACGGCATCCCGCCGGAACGCTCGGCCGAGGCCACGGCCCTGGTGCAGTCGTACATCCGGTCGCAGTCGTCGTCCGGCCTGCCCACCCTCTTCGTCGAGGAGGCCCCGCACGGGCTGCAGGGCCTGGGTGGGCACGTGCTGCCGGTGAACCTCGCGGTCGGCGCGGCCTGGGACGACGACCTGGTCGCGGAGCTCGCCGCCCAGGTGGCGCACGAGCTGCGGGCCCGGGGCATCCACGTGGCGCTGCTGTCCGGCCTGGACATGCTGCGCGACCCGCGCTGGGGCCGGGCCGAGGAGTGCTTCTCCGAAGACCCCTACATCGCATCGCATCTCGTGCGATCAACGGTCATGGCCATGCAGGGAGCCGGTGAGCGGATCGACACCGAGCACGTGGCCGTGGTGGTCAAGCACCTGGCCGCCCAGGGGGCCGGGATCGGCGGCCGCAACGGGTCCGGGGCCCCGCTCGGCTGGCGTGAGCTGCACGAGATCCACCTGCCCGCCGCGCGGGCCGCGGCCGAGGCCGGGGTCGCCGGGTACATGGCGGC
This genomic interval carries:
- a CDS encoding N-acyl-D-amino-acid deacylase family protein: MLIRGATLVDGTGAPARRADVRVERGRIAEIGLITGSSDIDAGGLVLAPGFIDMHAHSDLAVLTDPQHLAKTTQGVTTEVLGQDGLSYAPADDRVLDVLREQLAGWNGIPDIDWSWRTVGEYLDRVDRGAAVNVAYLVPQGTVRMMAMGNDDRPATGDELVRMRQLVDEGMRDGAFGLSSGLTYVPGMYADTEELVALCEVVAAHGGFYAPHQRSYGRGALEAYAEVVEVARRSGAALHLTHATMNFAVNAGRASQLLSMVDAAVASGVDVTLDTYPYLPGSTTLSAVLPSWASAGGPAATLARLDDAAVLGRIRHDVEVVGSDGCHGVAADWDSLEISGVRHEELGAWVGRTIAQIAAAAGRAPFDVFTEILRRDRLGTTILQHVGHEENVRAIMTHPRHCGGSDGLLTGAKPHPRAWGTFPRYLGHYVREEGVLGLEECVAHLTSRPARRLGLTDRGVLRVGAVADLVLFDPATVAAAATFDDPRRASVGIPHVLVAGTPVIADGVRTGAVPGRALRHHR
- a CDS encoding RidA family protein → MSTPRTAVSTPEAPAPAHTFSQGVRKGPILQVSGQGPVDPVTNEYLHPGDVKAQTLQTLANVHAILTAGGATFDDVVMLRVYLTTRDDFAAMNEAYGEYVTQHSASGILPSRTTVMTGLPRAEMLVEIDALAVLD
- a CDS encoding LacI family DNA-binding transcriptional regulator; this translates as MGTSASGSAAGAARSARAAGSAGAAGSAGAARRPTIAAVAQAAGVSVSAVSHVFNGRTNISPETARRIREAADALNWRPNLAGRRVSRSSGGAVGNSIGLVVTQSEESFRRDPFFIRLIAGLTGPLARVGWSLSLTVVPPDEEAQVYRQWWTEQRVDGFLLVDLRTKDPRIPLLRSLSATAVALGPTPVTSAVPGVTLDDESGLAELLDHLAGLGHRRIARVTSAPGLAHSRRRNQVLSAAARRRDMSVRSLAWDEEASDPVAALLGARGDVTALVLDSEALATQVVAHAPEIGVRVPVDLSVLSWEDSWVSELVRPRLTALSAPVEESARTAVDLLHRMVRGESAASVVVPGRRLVVRESTAQARRS
- a CDS encoding carbohydrate ABC transporter permease; the protein is MTTQLDPPRPDLATPPPLRRPDAWRQKFPGLALPGLIWYAVFTIGPVIAMFVIAFLDWPGMLVDPGFAGLGNFRDVFSDPVFWDAVRNSAVQIAVGLPIMMVLAFLLAFYVVRKPRGHKVLRFWLFVPALISAPATALMFYSLLNPDGLVNGVLAALGLDGSRAWLADEATALPSLIMIDLWAGIGYSAVLLASRLDSVDEEIVQAAMVDGANNTRLAWGIYWPIARDFIGVVAMLQFLSILFSSAQNVLLLTKGGPGTSTTTLSYLIYQKAFVDADLGYSQAVGIVLFVVGLIGMFTIRRLLRPTH
- a CDS encoding peptide chain release factor 3, whose protein sequence is MSADTQTPAQTSDIPAPKILAEAGRRRTIAVISHPDAGKSTLTEALALHAKALREAGAVHGRGGRAGVVTDWQDMEKQRGISISSAVVQLDHRDQVINVVDTPGHADFSEDTYRALTAVDAVIMLVDAARGMEVQTRKLFGVCKTRGLPVITVINKWDRPGQEALQLLDEIESITGLKPTPMTWPVGIAGDFRGLLERGSGEYVKYTRAPGGATLALEERMDAVRAEAVEGSAWVQAVEESDLLSISDGDHDEEAFLAFRTTPVYFTAAVANTGVGQVLDSLVDVAPSPRDQPDVAGATQPLPGRFSAQIFKTQTGMNPAHRDRLAFARIHSGVFHRGMTVRDNRTGRPMVLKHVQTVFGADRSTVDVAYPGDVIGLVNARHINVGDTISEAGKVEYPPLPVFAPEHFRTVRPKDLGSGKSFRQGLRELDAEGVVRVLINDAHGLGEPILSAVGALQFDVVQYRMTNEYRSPVRFTELGFTTARLIEPDVLPILRTKRDVEVVENADGQMFALFTDEWRVRGIERDNPGIKLQPLVATSA
- a CDS encoding ABC transporter substrate-binding protein, translating into MSESLSRRTLLTAGGAAAALMSLTGCGAVQALRPASGGAGTLVVHSQFNGAVAGADVFRAIVQQYRDTTGRSVATLSNGSDLPIVFETSVLAGKEADVAIINMVGKTLAWTDAEATIPVEGYLGQWGLDTRIEPGAVQEWTTPSGHLRAFPYTRTNWPVAFNTRLLEEAGLEIPLTSADLIDAADRLRSKDIGPVTIGGGDWSGQKLFIQVIQSFLTADEAADVFASGRFSESEGAVAGIRHFAELRDAGVFVDSAQGFTSDSMLTQYNTGKAAIMSSMSSALAKVPADRAAETTIGGWPVPPGAISTRPTVIQSFNGMGVWISENGSRKLDLVEPFVQWLFSDEVVAQFITQSGRDMNAVTDVTSDRFPLVAQAQALAAGDSVDPVILPDLLIPEAVFEPMTQATAQAFGPGTSPEQIVDVLEASYKNA
- a CDS encoding carbohydrate ABC transporter permease, which produces MKFPRISGFLAWGYALLLVIPFYYLVVSSFKENDDIFTNPLKLPATWDFGNYGEAVGSADLVPAVANSVIVTGLALALTLLLAVPAAFALSRSTGRAGRIVEATFSLGFLIPTFAALFPTFLLAAFTGLFHTRTFLILLLPATAMPLAVVILTQFMRTIPRELEEAASMDGASTLTILRHVHLPICIPGIATVVLLCFLSFWNEYLYSLIIIGPDPAQRTIQVALPTLQLTTGTDYGVLMAGTVFTLLPVFAVYAITQRQMQRALVSGAVKG
- a CDS encoding glycoside hydrolase 5 family protein, whose amino-acid sequence is MTTRFGVNYVPSQDWMFQWMAVEADAVRRDFEAVAGLGLDHVRLFPLWPVLQPNRTLIRRRALDDVRLVVDLAGEFGLDASVDVIQGHMSGFDFVPAWLVNWHAGNMFTDEQAVRAQAALVGAVYEAVRDAPNFTGLTLGNEVNQFQPPNPAAMPADSEQIGHWLRSLLAGAKDPDPRHVITHSENDHLWYRDGHPFLPTHASRLGDVTTVHSWIFNGTGQRYGGLSDRATWHAEWMAELSRAFATDPERPVWVQEVGAPALNLTPEEMPEFCRRTVESVLTTRHLHGITWWCSHDVSRDLGDYKDLEYSLGLLDVNNQVKPVGRAYAEAVAQARATAPVAPVRREAVVIEVDEHHVPLSRASLAPGGAVVEAWYELRAAGHFPAVVTSADSPQVLAARGIESLVRPSVTV